One Gossypium arboreum isolate Shixiya-1 chromosome 13, ASM2569848v2, whole genome shotgun sequence genomic window, CTGGTTCCTCCAAACGACCAGGCTTATCCCCTGGAAACTACAAGCAAAGGAAAGAATTTTAGCAGGCTTTCCAAAATTTACATGAAAACATAAAATGTTGCCTACTAAAGAGTGACAAACCTCAACTCTCTGCCTCAACAAGAGATACCTCCCATGGGTCCTTTTACCTCCAACATGTACAATCATATCACATTGCAGGCAAAGGGAACTACCATCCACTTCACAGTAAAAGAAAGCTACGTACAAAAATATCAACAAATGAACAAATTTCCAAAAAACTGTAGTTTACACAATAATTATACAATTAAAAAGGAAATATATATACCAggtgcattttcacatatatcacAGCGTGGGACATTGCTGGGGTCGGCTAAACCAACTCTGACATGTCTGTTGGCAAGCTTGTTACACATGTGAACCTAAAACTCCCAATAAAAAGTTTCCTTATTGATTTAATTTAGCAAAATAAAACCAATTTcagaaataattatatatatatatatatacggctAATTTAGGAATATACGGAATTTGGAGATCATCAAGTATACATATATACGTAGACGTGTATAAATATGCGGATATCAATTAATTGTACTAAAATGGCAATGAAATGATAAAATAGACCTTTTCGTCGCAGGAACGGCAGAGAGCAGCCTCGTCGGCGGCGCAGAATATGATCGCGGCGGCGCTGTCGCAGACGTCGCAAATGGTTCGCATTCTAGTTTTATCCGTTTGCTTTCCGTTTTACTAATTCTTTCGTGGCGACGACGGCATTCTTCAACGGAGCGATGAAACACCGATCAGAAATTTTCACAGAGGAATTCAACGATTCGGAAAAAGGATTACTGCTTCAAATCCAACAAGAAAattgaaaggaccaaattgaaaaggaaaagaaaaatcgTTACAAGGAGTAGCTGAAGCAGAGAAGTAATGaactccctttttctttttcaaatgaAAGTCTCGAAGGAAACTGCGAGATAGAAAATTACTGACTCGCTGCAGGTATGTAAATCCCCGTACAGTTTTCTAGCTTGATTTCCTTTATCAGTTTGGTCTAATTCTATATTAGGTCCCTGTATTATATGTTTTCAGAGATTTTAGTTCTTGTCATATAATTTGATCGGAAGCTAGAGTTGACAATGGTTCTCTTCAGGGCGAAACCAGGGGTGATAGGCCCAATCctctaaaattgaaaatttgatttagacgtttattttaaattaataaacataaaattacattttaatctttttaaaattataaaaattaaatttattcatttaaaaataataaaattataggctattataatgataaaattatatttttatcatcGTTACAAAATTTTCTGATTTAGCCCTTTAATTCTATTCATCggttttgaaaataatttaaaataacatttttttaCACCtcgatatttttatacatttaaaagataaaaaggagaaaaatatataatatttgttcaactattaaaaaaaatacaaagatgCATATGTAATATCAAATCATTATTATcaagatattttattttttattaatttaactaaAGCTTCGTTTTAATCTTATACGAATTTTGTATAAATATATTCACCTATATTAAACATGCCATTatctaataattttataaaattaaaggaaaaattCACACCAAAAGTAAAAatacattttttaaaaaagtaaataacttaaaatagtCAACTAACTTATTAAGACCAAGGCTTTCCAAGACTAATGACTTGGCTCTTGTTCAAACAAACGTGTTTAAATAACTATTTAAACACTTATTCAGACAAGACCTTTGATCGACTGGATCCTTTACACATGATTTTACCATAAGCAAATGGATTCCAAGATGTATTGTAATTCGTCTCAAACCATGATAATCGAAATTGGTGGCTTATGGAAGATTTGGTCGACTTGCCTTATTAGATAAAGCTTATATTTATCTTTATCCTTTAAGCTATTTATTTGATGATTAAACTAATGATTTTACTTAATGATAAGGTTGTATTTTGGGATAATTTTTGGAGGCTTTTATCTTGGATTATTATGCATCAAATTGAAGTATTTATCTCTACAAAATCTAATCTTGAAGGTTGCCTTATTTGGCCTATAACTAGGCATCAATTTGCATGTTGAAGAGGAGGCTAGGAGATTGCTTGTGCTGATTTAGtttatttttccttttacttTTGGACTCATTTCGTGGGCTTATTGGAGAGTTTTTCTTGTTGTATTGTGAGGTTTTTGAGGTGAATGATTTGTAACAAGTTGGGATTAGTTATTGGGACTACAATCACTTCTTTGTGTAAGGGTAGATTGAGATTTAACCAATAACTTCTTGGAGCAATTGttgaataaaattatttactAAGCAAGGTTTCGCGAAGTAGGATTGGTAAATCTGAATTGTGTTAACAAATTTCTTATGTTTATTTCTCTCATTCTCTTATTTGCATACTGCCTATGTTCTATTCCAACATTTGTTTGAACATATTGTCTAAACATACTATCTGAATATCGAATTGAACACAAAACAAATCGAGATTAttacaattggtatcagagcttgacTTCAAACATACTTGAAGGGAATCTTAAACTACGGTTTGCAATAATGAAGTCCAAGAAGAAAGGTGATTCTATCACACATCCATTCGGTGATTAAagcattaaattaaaaaatgacaATGATATTTTTTTCAACCTAAAAGATGCGTTTAGCCAAATAATAGAGACTTGAAACAGTGGtcaaagaaaaagatgatatgaTTGTTGATTTAAAAAAAGCTAATGAAatgcttgaaaaaaaaaagatgctaCTTTGAAAGCAAATGAGTAAGAGTTAAATAATGTCGAAGCTATTATCAAGAAATGTGAATGCAAAAGTGATGAGATATTTGTTGTTAAGAGATTCGAACCTAGTCATAATGAACTTGGTAACAAACCTATATCTCctaagaattttattaaatataaaagaTGGTTGTTATTTCTTCTTTTAAGGCAAGTAAAAAGAATAATAGAAAATATGCTTGTTATTGTTGTGGAAAGGCCAAACATATTAGATCTCATTATTACAAACTGATGAAAGATCAATGGTGGAGAAAAATAAGGTCTGTTCCAATACTGAACAGAACACCATTTAGACAACAACATGTTTGCAACGATATGAATTGGAAGAATAAAACAAGGAGAATGGTTTTCCATTATCGGATGAAGGCTAGTTATATTAGGCCTTACTATTTCAAGTTGAAAAATGACTTGTAGAAAGTTAAATCTGGTGCAATAGTTGTTCACACAGTTGTTTAGATAGGCAAAAGAATAAGTTGAAAAATTATATttcaatataatttttatatcatATATCACAATTTAAGTATTTCATATCATTtcccattttattcattttaattctCTAATCTCGATATTTCATATCAAATTCAATCAAAACATTTCATATTATCATAATAAACTCACCTCAATGATTCAACAACCAATAAACATGCATATGAAATCAAATATTTCTATCAtgaatcataaaagtacaaatcAAGGTTACATATGTCACTCGTCAACGATTTttacttttcctttccctctcgGCTATTCGGTGTTGTCATTATgtacaaataattataaaacatattatacAATCAATTTCTAGCCTAATCAGAATCAAATACCAAATTACACagattttgtaatttattcaatttagtccctaaaacaaggataaacataactttcaatttagGGCCCCAGATTAGAATCTAATTTCACCAAAACTTATCAGGGACCTTCTATATTCTATCCCTACTAACATTTCATGAcatatttgcattttattcaatttggtacctaatgtacgaaactaacaattaagctttacaatttagtccttttttttaatATACCAAGCTTAATTTCTAACAATTTCACACCAATTTCATCTAATTCTCaacaatggtaactttcaaaactttaacagttttacaaattggtacatgagctagctaaatcaagctccaaAATCTCATATTGCAAATTGGTTTATTTACTATTTTGACCCTTTACATTATTGCTATCTAAGTCCCCAAGcattttcttaataaaaaatctatagcaattaatcttctacaatttagtccctaggtatAATTAATCACAATTTCGGCTAAATTACTTATCCAGATTTCAATTAATCTATACACTAACTCCATAAATAtccctatttaatatttacaaact contains:
- the LOC108464160 gene encoding B-box zinc finger protein 19 isoform X1, with protein sequence MRTICDVCDSAAAIIFCAADEAALCRSCDEKVHMCNKLANRHVRVGLADPSNVPRCDICENAPAFFYCEVDGSSLCLQCDMIVHVGGKRTHGRYLLLRQRVEFPGDKPGRLEEPGLQPLSPDEVRKDLNQQSKLAVRENRQNRGVSHVPLLDDNAKGDGEVGNELIDLNARPQQVQGQASINQEQAMDVSSGNNHDSTSGIPGGSFKQEPEK
- the LOC108464160 gene encoding B-box zinc finger protein 19 isoform X2, coding for MRTICDVCDSAAAIIFCAADEAALCRSCDEKVHMCNKLANRHVRVGLADPSNVPRCDICENAPAFFYCEVDGSSLCLQCDMIVHVGGKRTHGRYLLLRQRVEFPGDKPEENLTRENRQNHGVSRVQLHDDNAKGDRKVGNELIDLNAKPQRVQVQASINQQAMDVSSGNNHDSISVVPVGSFKREPEK